Proteins found in one Strigops habroptila isolate Jane chromosome 21, bStrHab1.2.pri, whole genome shotgun sequence genomic segment:
- the KAT6A gene encoding histone acetyltransferase KAT6A isoform X1 codes for MVKLANPLYTEWILEAIKKVKKQKQRPSEERICNAVSSSHGLDRKTVLEQLELSVKDGTILKVSNKGLNSYKDPDNPGRIALPKPRNHGKLDGKPNVDWNKLIKRAIEGLAESSGSSLKNIERFLKGQKDVSALFGGSAASIFHQQLRLAVKRAVGHGRLLKDGPLYQLNTKATTNADGKESFESLSCLPPVCLLPHEKDKPVAEPIPICSFCLGTKEQNREKKPEELISCADCGNSGHPSCLKFSPELTVRVKALRWQCIECKTCSSCRDQGKNADNMLFCDSCDRGFHMECCDPPLTRMPKGMWICQICRPRKKGRKLLHKKAAQIKRRYANPIGRPKNRLKNQNTTSKGPFSKVRTGPGRGRKRKITLSSQSASSGGGYLEQTDVLDFCRDGSTTLKFNKKTKGLIDGLTKFFTPSPDGRKARGEVVDYSQQYRIRKKGTRKSSTSEWPTGKDFSPCQYNQDGWDGKQENEDRFFGTQDVLTEKDMELFRDIQEQALQKVGVTGPPDPQVRCPSVIEFGKYEIQTWYSSPYPQEYSRLPKLYLCEFCLKYMKSRTILQQHMKKCGWFHPPANEIYRKNNISVFEVDGNVSTIYCQNLCLLAKLFLDHKTLYYDVEPFLFYVLTQNDVKGCHLVGYFSKEKHCQQKYNVSCIMILPQYQRKGYGRFLIDFSYLLSKREGQAGSPEKPLSDLGRLSYMAYWKSVILECLYHQHDKQLSIKKLSKLTGICPQDITSTLHHLRMLDFRSDQFVIIRREKLIQEHMAKLRTNVRPIDVDAECLRWTPVIVSNSVVSEDEEEETEDGENEEQQQQKEKDSETSMVKSVSWEKKEQEPYSPTESEKKPDIVAPANSARPNKHIFPLDSLPANSQPSRRGRWNRKSKKLREPFCEKEPMLPIEDKPPVPSGRCSECEEKSAASQGRCSDCEEKSAALQGRCGECEEKSPAPRGRYAEEEEKCAVSQGQYGKGEESAVPRRRYSEGMEGWRGQLKKNTEPLKCRFPEDCDRLPRRYSDSDRALLRCFSDSSEEEDDEPVSPRSSSPPVLTKPTLKRKKPILHRKRRVRKRKHHNSSVVTETISETTEVLDEPFEDSDSERPMPRLEPTFEIEEEEEEEEDEEEENELLPSGYFRHLAPSDTLRHRPSSKRKSKDEEESDDTNGNPPLKPLSMLRKCEAKDSSLEPDTSTPMKKKKGWPKGKSRKPVHWKKRPGRKPGFKLNREKEPPSVQDEGVDAVVANSKTGRKAKLSDQEESVEQKEELPFIEERKEEDVNVEAEEVGEGEEEDTASSEVRAVSPVDSNSSPVPEVKEPEIEEEVEEKPRVLEEQRQSEEEQQELDEPEHDHEEEEEVAAVTNQNEDHDADDEDDGHLESVKKKELEEQPVREGVKEEPQVQECFLETSVPSSREDTKEKDETEADSEEEQASNETSVGSEHVPGSEDDHEEEQSNKEGLIELKEEEEIPHSELDLETVQAVQSLTQEESNEHDVAYQDCEETLAACQTLQSYTQTEEDPQISMVEDCQASEHNSPISSVQSHPSQSVRSVNSPNVPALESSYTQISPEQGSLSAPSMQNMETSPMMDVPSVSDHSQQVVDSGFSDLGSIESTTENYENPSSYDSTMGGSICGNNSSQSSCSYGGLSSSSSLTQNSCVVTQQMANIGSSCSMMQQNTVQPAANCNIKSPQSCVVERPPSNQQPTTQPQQQQPQSQQPQPPPPPQQQPPLSQCSMNNSFTPAPMIMEIPESGSTGNISIYERIPGDFGAGSYSQPSATFSLAKLQQLTNTIMDPHAMPYSHSPAVTSYATSVSLSNTGLAQLAPSHPLAGTPQAQATMTPPPNLASTTMNLTSPLLQCNMSATNIGIPHTQRLQGQMPVKGHISIRSKSAPLPSATAHQQQLYGRSPPAVAMQAGPRALAVQRGMNMGVNLMPTTPYNVNSMNMNTLNAMNSYRMTQPMMNSSYHSNPAYMNQTAQYPMQMQMGMMGSQAYTQQPMQPNPHGNMMYTGPSHHSYMNAAGVPKQSLNGPYMRR; via the exons CCGGTTGCTGAACCAATTCCAATCTGCAGCTTCTGCCTTGGTACAAAAGAGCAAAATCGGGAGAAGAAACCTGAAGAACTCATCTCTTGTGCTGACTGTGGCAACAGTG GTCATCCGTCCTGTTTAAAGTTCTCTCCAGAGTTGACAGTTCGAGTGAAAGCCTTGCGATGGCAGTGTATTGAGTGCAAAACGTGCAGTTCCTGTCGAGATCAGGGCAAAAATGCT GATAACATGCTATTTTGCGACTCGTGTGACCGTGGCTTTCACATGGAGTGCTGTGACCCGCCTCTTACCAGGATGCCAAAAG GTATGTGGATATGTCAAATATGTCGGCCAcggaagaaaggaaggaaactcTTACACAAGAAGGCAGCCCAGATAAAACGACGCTATGCTAACCCAATAGGACGTCCCAAAAACAGGTTAAAGAATCAAAATACAAC ATCAAAAGGTCCTTTCAGCAAAGTTCGGACTGGCCCTGGTCGGGGTCGGAAGCGTAAGATCACCCTGTCCAGCCAGTCAGCATCGTCAGGAGGAGGATACCTGGAGCAGACAGATGTCTTGGACTTCTGCAGAGATGGCAGCACCACCCTGAAGTTTaacaagaaaaccaaagggCTTATAGATGGCCTTACTAAATTCTTCACTCCCTCCCCTGATGGACGAAAAGCTCGAGGAGAAGTGGTAGACTATTCTCAGCAGTATAGGATCAGGAAAAAGGGTACCAGGAAATCTAGCACTTCAGAATGGCCCACAGGTAAAGATTTTTCACCCTGCCAAT ACAATCAGGATGGCTGGgatggaaaacaggaaaatgaggaCCGTTTTTTTGGGACCCAGGATGTCTTAACtgaaaaagacatggagctgttcaGAGATATTCAGGAACAAGCACTGCAG AAAGTAGGGGTGACTGGGCCTCCTGATCCGCAAGTCCGATGCCCTTCTGTCATTGAATTTGGCAAGTATGAAATCCAGACGTGGTACTCGTCCCCATATCCACAGGAATACTCGAG GCTACCCAAGTTGTACCTTTGTGAGTTCTGTCTAAAGTatatgaaaagcagaactatTCTGCAACAGCATATGAAAAAATGTGGCTGGTTTCATCCTCCAGCCAAtgaaatttacagaaaaaacaatATTTCAGTCTTTGAG GTTGATGGCAATGTCAGCACTATCTACTGCCAGAATTTGTGCTTGTTAGCCAAACTTTTCCTGGACCATAAGACACTCTATTATGATGTGGAGCCATTTCTTTTCTACGTGTTGACACAGAATGATGTCAAGGGCTGTCACCTTGTTGGCTACTTTTCCAAG GAGAAACACTGCCAACAGAAGTACAATGTGTCCTGTATAATGATTCTTCCGCAATACCAGCGTAAGGGCTATGGCAGGTTCCTAATTGACTTCA GCTATTTGCTTTCAAAGCGTGAGGGTCAAGCAGGATCCCCAGAGAAGCCCCTGTCAGACCTGGGGCGCCTCTCCTATATGGCTTATTGGAAAAGTGTAATATTGGAGTGCCTTTATCATCAACATGACAAGCAATTAAGCATCAAGAAATTGAGTAAGCTGACTGGGATCTGCCCTCAAGATATCACTTCCACTTTACATCACCTACGAATGCTTGACTTCCGTAGTGATCA ATTTGTGATCATTCGTCGGGAGAAACTTATCCAGGAACATATGGCAAAGCTTAGAACTAATGTCCGACCTATAGATGTGGATGCAGAATGTCTGCGTTGGACGCCTGTTATAGTTTCCAACTCAGTTGTCtctgaagatgaagaagaggagACAGAGGATGGGGAAAACgaagagcaacagcagcagaaagaaaaagattcagaGACCAGT ATGGTAAAATCTGTGTCAtgggagaagaaagagcaagagcCTTACTCACCTACAGAGAGCGAAAAAAAGCCAGACATTGTTGCTCCAGCCAATTCAGCACGGCCAAACAAGCACATTTTTCCCCTGGATAGTCTTCCTGCAAACAGCCAGCCATCACGAAGAGGGCGATGGAACCGCAAGAGCAAGAAACTCCGGGAGCCCTTTTGTGAGAAGGAGCCAATGTTGCCCATTGAGGACAAACCACCAGTTCCCAGTGGGCGATGCAGCGAGTGTGAGGAGAAATCAGCAGCCTCCCAAGGCCGGTGCAGTGACTGTGAGGAGAAGTCGGCAGCCTTGCAAGGAAGATGTGGTGAATGTGAGGAGAAGTCTCCTGCCCCAAGAGGCCGATatgctgaagaggaggaaaaatgtgCAGTTTCCCAGGGACAGTATGGCAAAGGGGAAGAATCTGCAGTTCCCCGTCGGCGGTACAGCGAAGGTATGGAAGGGTGGAGAGGGCAGTTGAAAAAGAACACGGAGCCGCTGAAGTGCAGATTCCCAGAGGACTGCGACAGGTTACCCCGCCGCTACAGTGATAGTGACAGGGCGCTTCTGAGGTGTTTTAGTGACAGTagtgaagaggaagatgatgaacCTGTGAGTCCTCGATCGAGCTCTCCGCCTGTTCTCACCAAGCCAACACTGAAACGAAAG AAACCAATTCTGCATCGGAAGAGGCGAGTCCGCAAGCGTAAGCACCACAATAGCAGTGTTGTCACTGAAACCATCTCAGAGACCACAGAAGTGCTGGATGAACCATTTGAGGACTCAGACTCTGAACGACCAATGCCCCGATTAGAGCCTACATTTGAGattgaggaggaggaagaagaggaggaggatgaggaggaggagaatgaaCTTTTGCCCAGTGGATACTTTCGGCATTTAGCCCCATCAGATACACTCAGGCATAGACCCTCTTCTAAGAGGAAGTCCAAAGATGAGGAGGAGTCTGATGACACTAATG GTAACCCACCTTTGAAACCATTATCTATGCTGAGAAAATGTGAAGCTAAGGATTCTTCACTTGAGCCAGATACTTCTACACccatgaaaaagaagaaaggatggCCAAAAGGGAAAAGCCGAAAACCAGTCCACTGGAAGAAGAGACCTGGTCGAAAACCAGGTTTTAAACTGAACCGGGAAAAGGAGCCACCGTCAGTTCAGGATGAAGGAGTTGATGCAGTGGTAGCTAATTCAAAAACAGGGCGTAAGGCCAAACTTTCAGATCAAGAGGAAAGTGTTgagcagaaagaagagctgCCTTTTattgaggaaaggaaagaggaagatgtGAATGTGGAAGCAGAAGAGgtaggagagggagaagaggaagataCAGCCAGCAGTGAAGTAAGAGCAGTTTCTCCTGTGGACAGCAACAGCAGTCCAGTGCCAGAAGTAAAAGAGCCTGAGATAGAAGAGGAGGTAGAGGAGAAGCCACGGGTTTTAGAAGAGCAAAGGCAATCAGAAGAAGAACAGCAAGAACTAGACGAACCTGAGCATGAccatgaggaagaagaggaagttGCAGCAGTAACAAATCAAAATGAAGATCATGATGctgatgatgaagatgatggtCATCTGGagtctgtaaagaaaaaagaattggaGGAACAGCCTGTTAGAGAAGGGGTGAAGGAGGAGCCTCAGGTGCAAGAGTGTTTTTTAGAAACAAGCGTACCAAGCAGTAGAGAAGatacaaaagagaaagatgaaacaGAGGCAGATTCTGAGGAAGAGCAGGCTTCCAATGAGACATCAGTAGGCTCAGAGCACGTCCCTGGGTCTGAAGATGATCACGAAGAAGAGCAAAGTAATAAAGAAGGGTTAATTGAAttaaaggaggaggaagagattcCTCATAGTGAACTAGATCTTGAAACTGTTCAAGCAGTCCAGTCCTTGACGCAGGAGGAAAGCAATGAGCACGATGTAGCTTACCAGGACTGTGAAGAAACTCTTGCAGCTTGTCAGACTTTGCAGAGTTACACCCAGACTGAGGAGGATCCTCAGATATCCATGGTTGAAGATTGCCAGGCCTCAGAACATAACAGCCCAATATCCTCTGTTCAGTCCCACCCCAGCCAGTCTGTACGTTCTGTCAACAGCCCAAATGTGCCTGCTCTGGAGAGCAGTTACACCCAGATAAGTCCTGAACAAGGATCCCTGTCCGCACCCTCTATGCAGAACATGGAGACCAGCCCCATGATGGATGTGCCTTCAGTATCGGACCACTCTCAGCAGGTGGTGGATAGTGGCTTCAGTGACCTTGGCAGCATTGAGAGCACTACAGAGAATTATGAAAACCCCAGCAGCTATGACTCCACTATGGGAGGCAGCATCTGTGGAAATAACtcttcccagagcagctgttCCTATGGAGGACTGTCCTCTTCCAGCAGCCTCACTCAGAACAGTTGTGTTGTCACTCAGCAAATGGCAAACATTGGCAGCAGTTGCAGCATGATGCAGCAAAACACTGTCCAGCCTGCAGCAAACTGCAATATCAAGTCACCTCAGAGCTGTGTAGTAGAAAGGCCTCCAAGTAACCAGCAACCAACAACGCAGCCACAACAGCAACAGCCTCAgtcccagcagccacagccgCCACCTCCACCCCAGCAGCAACCTCCGCTGTCGCAGTGTAGCATGAACAACAGCTTCACCCCAGCACCTATGATCATGGAAATACCCGAATCAGGAAGCACTGGTAACATAAGTATCTATGAGAGGATTCCAGGGGATTTTGGTGCTGGGAGCTATTCACAACCATCAGCCACGTTCAGTTTAGCCAAGTTGCAGCAGCTGACAAACACCATTATGGACCCTCATGCCATGCCTTATAGCCATTCTCCTGCTGTGACTTCCTATGCAACCAGCGTTTCTCTGTCCAACACAGGGTTGGCTCAGCTAGCTCCCTCTCATCCCTTAGCAGGCACGCCACAAGCACAAGCCACCATGACACCTCCACCGAACCTGGCGTCCACCACCATGAACCTCACGTCACCTCTGCTTCAGTGTAATATGTCTGCCACCAACATTGGTATTCCACACACCCAGAGGCTGCAGGGGCAGATGCCAGTCAAGGGGCACATCTCCATCCGCTCCAAGTCAGCACCACTGCCCTCTGCGACcgcacaccagcagcagctctacGGGCGCAGCCCCCCCGCGGTTGCCATGCAGGCCGGGCCCCGGGCACTGGCTGTCCAGCGGGGTATGAACATGGGGGTCAACCTCATGCCAACCACCCCGTACAATGTTAACTCCATGAATATGAACACCCTGAATGCCATGAACAGCTACAGAATGACACAGCCCATGATGAACAGCAGTTACCATAGTAACCCTGCCTACATGAACCAGACAGCACAGTATCCTATGCAGATGCAGATGGGAATGATGGGGAGCCAGGCCTACACCCAGCAGCCTATGCAGCCCAATCCTCATGGAAACATGATGTACACTGGCCCCTCCCATCACAGCTACATGAACGCTGCTGGGGTGCCCAAGCAGTCTCTCAATGGACCATACATGAGAAGATGA
- the KAT6A gene encoding histone acetyltransferase KAT6A isoform X2: MVKLANPLYTEWILEAIKKVKKQKQRPSEERICNAVSSSHGLDRKTVLEQLELSVKDGTILKVSNKGLNSYKDPDNPGRIALPKPRNHGKLDGKPNVDWNKLIKRAIEGLAESSGSSLKNIERFLKGQKDVSALFGGSAASIFHQQLRLAVKRAVGHGRLLKDGPLYQLNTKATTNADGKESFESLSCLPPVCLLPHEKDKPVAEPIPICSFCLGTKEQNREKKPEELISCADCGNSGHPSCLKFSPELTVRVKALRWQCIECKTCSSCRDQGKNADNMLFCDSCDRGFHMECCDPPLTRMPKGMWICQICRPRKKGRKLLHKKAAQIKRRYANPIGRPKNRLKNQNTTSKGPFSKVRTGPGRGRKRKITLSSQSASSGGGYLEQTDVLDFCRDGSTTLKFNKKTKGLIDGLTKFFTPSPDGRKARGEVVDYSQQYRIRKKGTRKSSTSEWPTDNQDGWDGKQENEDRFFGTQDVLTEKDMELFRDIQEQALQKVGVTGPPDPQVRCPSVIEFGKYEIQTWYSSPYPQEYSRLPKLYLCEFCLKYMKSRTILQQHMKKCGWFHPPANEIYRKNNISVFEVDGNVSTIYCQNLCLLAKLFLDHKTLYYDVEPFLFYVLTQNDVKGCHLVGYFSKEKHCQQKYNVSCIMILPQYQRKGYGRFLIDFSYLLSKREGQAGSPEKPLSDLGRLSYMAYWKSVILECLYHQHDKQLSIKKLSKLTGICPQDITSTLHHLRMLDFRSDQFVIIRREKLIQEHMAKLRTNVRPIDVDAECLRWTPVIVSNSVVSEDEEEETEDGENEEQQQQKEKDSETSMVKSVSWEKKEQEPYSPTESEKKPDIVAPANSARPNKHIFPLDSLPANSQPSRRGRWNRKSKKLREPFCEKEPMLPIEDKPPVPSGRCSECEEKSAASQGRCSDCEEKSAALQGRCGECEEKSPAPRGRYAEEEEKCAVSQGQYGKGEESAVPRRRYSEGMEGWRGQLKKNTEPLKCRFPEDCDRLPRRYSDSDRALLRCFSDSSEEEDDEPVSPRSSSPPVLTKPTLKRKKPILHRKRRVRKRKHHNSSVVTETISETTEVLDEPFEDSDSERPMPRLEPTFEIEEEEEEEEDEEEENELLPSGYFRHLAPSDTLRHRPSSKRKSKDEEESDDTNGNPPLKPLSMLRKCEAKDSSLEPDTSTPMKKKKGWPKGKSRKPVHWKKRPGRKPGFKLNREKEPPSVQDEGVDAVVANSKTGRKAKLSDQEESVEQKEELPFIEERKEEDVNVEAEEVGEGEEEDTASSEVRAVSPVDSNSSPVPEVKEPEIEEEVEEKPRVLEEQRQSEEEQQELDEPEHDHEEEEEVAAVTNQNEDHDADDEDDGHLESVKKKELEEQPVREGVKEEPQVQECFLETSVPSSREDTKEKDETEADSEEEQASNETSVGSEHVPGSEDDHEEEQSNKEGLIELKEEEEIPHSELDLETVQAVQSLTQEESNEHDVAYQDCEETLAACQTLQSYTQTEEDPQISMVEDCQASEHNSPISSVQSHPSQSVRSVNSPNVPALESSYTQISPEQGSLSAPSMQNMETSPMMDVPSVSDHSQQVVDSGFSDLGSIESTTENYENPSSYDSTMGGSICGNNSSQSSCSYGGLSSSSSLTQNSCVVTQQMANIGSSCSMMQQNTVQPAANCNIKSPQSCVVERPPSNQQPTTQPQQQQPQSQQPQPPPPPQQQPPLSQCSMNNSFTPAPMIMEIPESGSTGNISIYERIPGDFGAGSYSQPSATFSLAKLQQLTNTIMDPHAMPYSHSPAVTSYATSVSLSNTGLAQLAPSHPLAGTPQAQATMTPPPNLASTTMNLTSPLLQCNMSATNIGIPHTQRLQGQMPVKGHISIRSKSAPLPSATAHQQQLYGRSPPAVAMQAGPRALAVQRGMNMGVNLMPTTPYNVNSMNMNTLNAMNSYRMTQPMMNSSYHSNPAYMNQTAQYPMQMQMGMMGSQAYTQQPMQPNPHGNMMYTGPSHHSYMNAAGVPKQSLNGPYMRR, from the exons CCGGTTGCTGAACCAATTCCAATCTGCAGCTTCTGCCTTGGTACAAAAGAGCAAAATCGGGAGAAGAAACCTGAAGAACTCATCTCTTGTGCTGACTGTGGCAACAGTG GTCATCCGTCCTGTTTAAAGTTCTCTCCAGAGTTGACAGTTCGAGTGAAAGCCTTGCGATGGCAGTGTATTGAGTGCAAAACGTGCAGTTCCTGTCGAGATCAGGGCAAAAATGCT GATAACATGCTATTTTGCGACTCGTGTGACCGTGGCTTTCACATGGAGTGCTGTGACCCGCCTCTTACCAGGATGCCAAAAG GTATGTGGATATGTCAAATATGTCGGCCAcggaagaaaggaaggaaactcTTACACAAGAAGGCAGCCCAGATAAAACGACGCTATGCTAACCCAATAGGACGTCCCAAAAACAGGTTAAAGAATCAAAATACAAC ATCAAAAGGTCCTTTCAGCAAAGTTCGGACTGGCCCTGGTCGGGGTCGGAAGCGTAAGATCACCCTGTCCAGCCAGTCAGCATCGTCAGGAGGAGGATACCTGGAGCAGACAGATGTCTTGGACTTCTGCAGAGATGGCAGCACCACCCTGAAGTTTaacaagaaaaccaaagggCTTATAGATGGCCTTACTAAATTCTTCACTCCCTCCCCTGATGGACGAAAAGCTCGAGGAGAAGTGGTAGACTATTCTCAGCAGTATAGGATCAGGAAAAAGGGTACCAGGAAATCTAGCACTTCAGAATGGCCCACAG ACAATCAGGATGGCTGGgatggaaaacaggaaaatgaggaCCGTTTTTTTGGGACCCAGGATGTCTTAACtgaaaaagacatggagctgttcaGAGATATTCAGGAACAAGCACTGCAG AAAGTAGGGGTGACTGGGCCTCCTGATCCGCAAGTCCGATGCCCTTCTGTCATTGAATTTGGCAAGTATGAAATCCAGACGTGGTACTCGTCCCCATATCCACAGGAATACTCGAG GCTACCCAAGTTGTACCTTTGTGAGTTCTGTCTAAAGTatatgaaaagcagaactatTCTGCAACAGCATATGAAAAAATGTGGCTGGTTTCATCCTCCAGCCAAtgaaatttacagaaaaaacaatATTTCAGTCTTTGAG GTTGATGGCAATGTCAGCACTATCTACTGCCAGAATTTGTGCTTGTTAGCCAAACTTTTCCTGGACCATAAGACACTCTATTATGATGTGGAGCCATTTCTTTTCTACGTGTTGACACAGAATGATGTCAAGGGCTGTCACCTTGTTGGCTACTTTTCCAAG GAGAAACACTGCCAACAGAAGTACAATGTGTCCTGTATAATGATTCTTCCGCAATACCAGCGTAAGGGCTATGGCAGGTTCCTAATTGACTTCA GCTATTTGCTTTCAAAGCGTGAGGGTCAAGCAGGATCCCCAGAGAAGCCCCTGTCAGACCTGGGGCGCCTCTCCTATATGGCTTATTGGAAAAGTGTAATATTGGAGTGCCTTTATCATCAACATGACAAGCAATTAAGCATCAAGAAATTGAGTAAGCTGACTGGGATCTGCCCTCAAGATATCACTTCCACTTTACATCACCTACGAATGCTTGACTTCCGTAGTGATCA ATTTGTGATCATTCGTCGGGAGAAACTTATCCAGGAACATATGGCAAAGCTTAGAACTAATGTCCGACCTATAGATGTGGATGCAGAATGTCTGCGTTGGACGCCTGTTATAGTTTCCAACTCAGTTGTCtctgaagatgaagaagaggagACAGAGGATGGGGAAAACgaagagcaacagcagcagaaagaaaaagattcagaGACCAGT ATGGTAAAATCTGTGTCAtgggagaagaaagagcaagagcCTTACTCACCTACAGAGAGCGAAAAAAAGCCAGACATTGTTGCTCCAGCCAATTCAGCACGGCCAAACAAGCACATTTTTCCCCTGGATAGTCTTCCTGCAAACAGCCAGCCATCACGAAGAGGGCGATGGAACCGCAAGAGCAAGAAACTCCGGGAGCCCTTTTGTGAGAAGGAGCCAATGTTGCCCATTGAGGACAAACCACCAGTTCCCAGTGGGCGATGCAGCGAGTGTGAGGAGAAATCAGCAGCCTCCCAAGGCCGGTGCAGTGACTGTGAGGAGAAGTCGGCAGCCTTGCAAGGAAGATGTGGTGAATGTGAGGAGAAGTCTCCTGCCCCAAGAGGCCGATatgctgaagaggaggaaaaatgtgCAGTTTCCCAGGGACAGTATGGCAAAGGGGAAGAATCTGCAGTTCCCCGTCGGCGGTACAGCGAAGGTATGGAAGGGTGGAGAGGGCAGTTGAAAAAGAACACGGAGCCGCTGAAGTGCAGATTCCCAGAGGACTGCGACAGGTTACCCCGCCGCTACAGTGATAGTGACAGGGCGCTTCTGAGGTGTTTTAGTGACAGTagtgaagaggaagatgatgaacCTGTGAGTCCTCGATCGAGCTCTCCGCCTGTTCTCACCAAGCCAACACTGAAACGAAAG AAACCAATTCTGCATCGGAAGAGGCGAGTCCGCAAGCGTAAGCACCACAATAGCAGTGTTGTCACTGAAACCATCTCAGAGACCACAGAAGTGCTGGATGAACCATTTGAGGACTCAGACTCTGAACGACCAATGCCCCGATTAGAGCCTACATTTGAGattgaggaggaggaagaagaggaggaggatgaggaggaggagaatgaaCTTTTGCCCAGTGGATACTTTCGGCATTTAGCCCCATCAGATACACTCAGGCATAGACCCTCTTCTAAGAGGAAGTCCAAAGATGAGGAGGAGTCTGATGACACTAATG GTAACCCACCTTTGAAACCATTATCTATGCTGAGAAAATGTGAAGCTAAGGATTCTTCACTTGAGCCAGATACTTCTACACccatgaaaaagaagaaaggatggCCAAAAGGGAAAAGCCGAAAACCAGTCCACTGGAAGAAGAGACCTGGTCGAAAACCAGGTTTTAAACTGAACCGGGAAAAGGAGCCACCGTCAGTTCAGGATGAAGGAGTTGATGCAGTGGTAGCTAATTCAAAAACAGGGCGTAAGGCCAAACTTTCAGATCAAGAGGAAAGTGTTgagcagaaagaagagctgCCTTTTattgaggaaaggaaagaggaagatgtGAATGTGGAAGCAGAAGAGgtaggagagggagaagaggaagataCAGCCAGCAGTGAAGTAAGAGCAGTTTCTCCTGTGGACAGCAACAGCAGTCCAGTGCCAGAAGTAAAAGAGCCTGAGATAGAAGAGGAGGTAGAGGAGAAGCCACGGGTTTTAGAAGAGCAAAGGCAATCAGAAGAAGAACAGCAAGAACTAGACGAACCTGAGCATGAccatgaggaagaagaggaagttGCAGCAGTAACAAATCAAAATGAAGATCATGATGctgatgatgaagatgatggtCATCTGGagtctgtaaagaaaaaagaattggaGGAACAGCCTGTTAGAGAAGGGGTGAAGGAGGAGCCTCAGGTGCAAGAGTGTTTTTTAGAAACAAGCGTACCAAGCAGTAGAGAAGatacaaaagagaaagatgaaacaGAGGCAGATTCTGAGGAAGAGCAGGCTTCCAATGAGACATCAGTAGGCTCAGAGCACGTCCCTGGGTCTGAAGATGATCACGAAGAAGAGCAAAGTAATAAAGAAGGGTTAATTGAAttaaaggaggaggaagagattcCTCATAGTGAACTAGATCTTGAAACTGTTCAAGCAGTCCAGTCCTTGACGCAGGAGGAAAGCAATGAGCACGATGTAGCTTACCAGGACTGTGAAGAAACTCTTGCAGCTTGTCAGACTTTGCAGAGTTACACCCAGACTGAGGAGGATCCTCAGATATCCATGGTTGAAGATTGCCAGGCCTCAGAACATAACAGCCCAATATCCTCTGTTCAGTCCCACCCCAGCCAGTCTGTACGTTCTGTCAACAGCCCAAATGTGCCTGCTCTGGAGAGCAGTTACACCCAGATAAGTCCTGAACAAGGATCCCTGTCCGCACCCTCTATGCAGAACATGGAGACCAGCCCCATGATGGATGTGCCTTCAGTATCGGACCACTCTCAGCAGGTGGTGGATAGTGGCTTCAGTGACCTTGGCAGCATTGAGAGCACTACAGAGAATTATGAAAACCCCAGCAGCTATGACTCCACTATGGGAGGCAGCATCTGTGGAAATAACtcttcccagagcagctgttCCTATGGAGGACTGTCCTCTTCCAGCAGCCTCACTCAGAACAGTTGTGTTGTCACTCAGCAAATGGCAAACATTGGCAGCAGTTGCAGCATGATGCAGCAAAACACTGTCCAGCCTGCAGCAAACTGCAATATCAAGTCACCTCAGAGCTGTGTAGTAGAAAGGCCTCCAAGTAACCAGCAACCAACAACGCAGCCACAACAGCAACAGCCTCAgtcccagcagccacagccgCCACCTCCACCCCAGCAGCAACCTCCGCTGTCGCAGTGTAGCATGAACAACAGCTTCACCCCAGCACCTATGATCATGGAAATACCCGAATCAGGAAGCACTGGTAACATAAGTATCTATGAGAGGATTCCAGGGGATTTTGGTGCTGGGAGCTATTCACAACCATCAGCCACGTTCAGTTTAGCCAAGTTGCAGCAGCTGACAAACACCATTATGGACCCTCATGCCATGCCTTATAGCCATTCTCCTGCTGTGACTTCCTATGCAACCAGCGTTTCTCTGTCCAACACAGGGTTGGCTCAGCTAGCTCCCTCTCATCCCTTAGCAGGCACGCCACAAGCACAAGCCACCATGACACCTCCACCGAACCTGGCGTCCACCACCATGAACCTCACGTCACCTCTGCTTCAGTGTAATATGTCTGCCACCAACATTGGTATTCCACACACCCAGAGGCTGCAGGGGCAGATGCCAGTCAAGGGGCACATCTCCATCCGCTCCAAGTCAGCACCACTGCCCTCTGCGACcgcacaccagcagcagctctacGGGCGCAGCCCCCCCGCGGTTGCCATGCAGGCCGGGCCCCGGGCACTGGCTGTCCAGCGGGGTATGAACATGGGGGTCAACCTCATGCCAACCACCCCGTACAATGTTAACTCCATGAATATGAACACCCTGAATGCCATGAACAGCTACAGAATGACACAGCCCATGATGAACAGCAGTTACCATAGTAACCCTGCCTACATGAACCAGACAGCACAGTATCCTATGCAGATGCAGATGGGAATGATGGGGAGCCAGGCCTACACCCAGCAGCCTATGCAGCCCAATCCTCATGGAAACATGATGTACACTGGCCCCTCCCATCACAGCTACATGAACGCTGCTGGGGTGCCCAAGCAGTCTCTCAATGGACCATACATGAGAAGATGA